A window of the Tiliqua scincoides isolate rTilSci1 chromosome 5, rTilSci1.hap2, whole genome shotgun sequence genome harbors these coding sequences:
- the LOC136653837 gene encoding olfactory receptor 4Q2-like: MGSLKGNQTRVSEFLLAAISPTWQSQITLFVIFLLVYSTTLVGNTLIIVTVMSDSRLRTPMYFLLGNLSFLDICTSSVTAPKMLMDLLAVKRNISFDACMAQLFFIHVVLAAEMFLLSIMAYDRYVAICKPLHYPSIMNRSICSWLVAASWTGGFIHATVQTVLTLRLPFCGPNQVDNFFCDVPPVIKLACTDTYVIELLMVFNSGLISTTCFIILVTSYTTILVKIRSPEGWHKVLSVCASHLTVVTLFFGPCIFIYARPFSTFSVDKLVSVLYNSVTPMLNPMIYTLRNKEVKSAMRRLRIKEVSSEGNMTV, encoded by the coding sequence ATGGGGAGTCTGAAAGGAAACCAAACAAGGGTCAGTGAGTTCCTGTTGGCAGCTATTTCTCCAACGTGGCAGTCCCAAATCACCCTTTTTGTCATCTTCCTGCTGGTCTATTCAACCACACTGGTAGGAAACACCCTCATCATAGTGACAGTAATGTCTGACTCTCGGCTACGTACGCCCATGTACTTTCTGCTGGGAAACCTCTCCTTCCTAGATATCTGCACCTCCAGTGTCACTGCCCCCAAGATGCTGATGGACCTCTTGGCTGTGAAGAGGAACATCTCCTTTGATGCCTGCATGGCTCAGCTGTTTTTCATCCACGTGGTCCTTGCTGCTGAGATGTTCCTCCTTAGTATCATGGCCTATGACAGGTATGTGGCCATTTGCAAGCCTCTGCACTATCCCAGTATCATGAACAGGAGCATCTGCAGCTGGCTGGTGGCAGCttcttggactggaggcttcatcCATGCCACAGTCCAGACTGTCCTCACCTTAAGACTGCCATTCTGTGGGCCAAACCAGGTGGACAACTTCTTCTGTGATGTCCCACCGGTCATTAAGTTGGCCTGCACTGACACCTATGTCATAGAGCTCCTCATGGTCTTCAACAGTGGCCTTATCTCCACCACTTGCTTCATCATCTTGGTGACTTCCTACACCACCATCCTGGTGAAGATCCGTTCCCCTGAAGGATGGCACAAAGTCCTCAGTGTCTGCGCTTCCCACCTCACCGTGGTGACCTTGTTCTTTGGGCCCTGCATCTTCATCTATGCCAGACCTTTCTCCACCTTCTCAGTAGACAAGCTCGTCTCTGTCCTGTACAACAGCGTCACACCCATGTTGAATCCTATGATCTACACCTTGAGGAATAAGGAGGTTAAGTCAGCCATGAGAAGGCTGAGAATCAAGGAAGTAAGTTCAGAGGGGAATATGACAGTGTGA